A genome region from Ptiloglossa arizonensis isolate GNS036 chromosome 4, iyPtiAriz1_principal, whole genome shotgun sequence includes the following:
- the Xbp1 gene encoding LOW QUALITY PROTEIN: X box binding protein 1 (The sequence of the model RefSeq protein was modified relative to this genomic sequence to represent the inferred CDS: deleted 2 bases in 1 codon), with product MSGSKSVIITLSKGLSRTPGVISNKKLSQSLAKFNFTTSLLTDKLKMDAKRITKHEEIQDESILFKTDVCIRGKKRRLDHLTWEEKLQRKKLKNRVAAQTSRDRKKAKLDELEETVRSLREQNELLTQECTMLRSQNELLVTETKRLRKERDTKNAEESICSMCQSRVGCAVSSLIYSVPHIPSAAGWNNTAGTVPDANTRSSNSSEDSDHLPPLEELFGDLQGDDYIKRLEELAESLLREVTAEVEANPHRTNEQVSVKENTIEKCDHSKGVVGQTSKNVETSRTSRSMSTYQSWQPVSSTVTTPCIVNTSTPVPIKSEIEVKQEVDTHDLETVYGTYDETTNSITIIYPGDESSVGIEECVQEVSTDGACSTEDSSYFPPNHYSNQFSPSYTCTDSMSPASIHSEDTDTGFVQTKLDSNASDCGYESHGSPTPDIRNEKNTVALSDLWHESFSELFPTLA from the exons ATGAGCGGATCGAAGAGTGTTATCATCACGCTATCTAAGGGCTTGTCTAGGACGCCTGGCGTTATTTCCAacaaaaaattatcgcaatctttggcgaaatttaattttactacCTCTTTATTGACCGACAAGTTGAAGATGGATGCGAAGAGAATCACTAAACACGAAGAGATTCAGGACGAGAGCATATTGTTCAAGACGGACGTATGCATTCGCGGAAAGAAACGACGATTGGATCACTTAACATGGGAAGAGAAACTACAACGAAA GAAACTAAAAAATAGGGTAGCGGCTCAGACTTCTCGGGATCGTAAGAAGGCAAAACTCGACGAATTAGAAGAGACTGTTAGATCCTTGAGGGAACAAAACGAATTGTTGACGCAAGAGTGCACTATGTTAAGGTCACAAAACGAATTATTGGTCACGgaaacgaaacggttgagaaaagagagagatacgaagaatgccGAAGAATCGATCTGCTCGATGTGTCAGAGTCGTGTCGGCTGTGCTGTGTCCTCACTG ATCTACAGTGTCCCCCACATACCCTCTGCAGCAGGGTGGAACAACACAGCTGGCACCGTCCCTGACGCTAACACCAGGAGCAGCAACTCTTCTGAAGATTCTGACCATTTACCTCCTCTTGAAGAACTATTTGGTGACCTCCAAGGGGACGATTACATCAAACGACTTGAAGAACTTGCAGAAAGCCTTCTGCGAGAGGTTACCgcagaagtggaagcaaatcctcATAGAACAAACGAACAA GTGTCAGTCAAGGAAAATACCATTGAGAAATGTGACCATTCGAAAGGAGTGGTGGGGCAGACATCAAAAAATGTGGAAACCAGTAGAACCTCTAGAAGCATGAGCACGTATCAATCGTGGCAACCTGTTTCCAGCACAGTTACTACACCTTGTATCGTGAACACAAGCACACCAGTACCAATAAAATCGGAAATCGAAGTAAAACAAGAAGTCGATACGCACGATTTGGAGACCGTTTACGGCACTTACGACGAAACTACCAATTCCATAACGATTATTTATCCAGGGGACGAAAGCAGCGTGGGTATCGAGGAGTGCGTGCAAGAAGTGAGCACAGACGGTGCTTGCTCAACCGAGGATTCGTCTTATTTCCCGCCCAATCattattcgaatcaattttcacCGTCCTACACGTGCACGGATTCTATGTCACCGGCAAGCATACATTCCGAAGACACGGATACTGGTttcgtacaaacgaaattagatTCCAACGCGTCCGACTGTGGATACGAGTCGCATGGTTCTCCGACGCCCGATATACGCAATGAAAAAAATACAGTAGCTCTGTCAGATCTTTGGCACGAAAGTTTTTCCGAATTATTCCCTACGTTAGCCTGA